One Etheostoma cragini isolate CJK2018 chromosome 18, CSU_Ecrag_1.0, whole genome shotgun sequence DNA window includes the following coding sequences:
- the clic5b gene encoding chloride intracellular channel protein 5b isoform X2, with protein MSTNSQDRDPDIELFVKAGNDGESIGNCPFSQRLFMVLWLKGVVFNVTTVDLKRKPADLHNLAPGTHPPFLTFNGEVKTDINKIEEFLEETLCPPKYPKLAATQRDSNTAGNDIFAKFSAYIKNTKPEANAVLEKGLTKALKKLDDYLNSALPEEIDADSMEEEKGSNRCFLDGNELTLADCNLLPKLHIVKVVAKKYRNYDIPSDMSGVWRYLKNAYTRDEFTNTCAADSEIETAYKDVARRLAK; from the exons ATGTCCACTAACAGTCAAGACAGAGACCCTGATATCGAGCTTTTTGTCAAG gCAGGCAACGATGGAGAAAGCATCGGCAACTGTCCCTTCTCTCAGCGCCTCTTCATGGTCCTCTGGCTCAAAGGAGTCGTGTTTAACGTCACCACCGTCGACCTCAAAAG AAAGCCAGCGGATCTGCACAACCTGGCTCCGGGGACACACCCTCCTTTCTTGACTTTCAACGGAGAAGTCAAGACCGATATCAACAAGATCGAGGAGTTCCTGGAGGAAACGCTCTGTCCTCCAAA GTATCCCAAACTGGCCGCCACGCAGAGAGACTCGAATACAGCTGGAAATGACATCTTCGCCAAGTTCTCAGCCTACATCAAGAACACCAAACCAGAGGCCAACGCCG TTCTAGAGAAAGGTTTGACCAAGGCCCTGAAGAAGCTGGATGACTACCTGAACAGTGCCTTGCCAGAGGAGATTGATGCCGAcagcatggaggaggagaagggctCCAACCGGTGCTTCCTTGATGGAAACGAGCTCACTCTCGCAGACTGCAACCTGCTGCCCAAACTGCACATAGTCAAG GTCGTTGCTAAGAAGTACCGCAACTACGACATCCCCTCAGACATGTCGGGGGTGTGGCGCTATCTGAAGAACGCCTACACACGGGATGAATTCACCAACACCTGTGCTGCTGACTCCGAGATCGAGACCGCCTACAAAGACGTGGCGAGGAGATTGGCCAAGTAA